Proteins encoded in a region of the Enterococcus gilvus ATCC BAA-350 genome:
- the nrdG gene encoding anaerobic ribonucleoside-triphosphate reductase activating protein, producing MRNPKPKEWLASELSQLYIADYKAYNFVDGEGVRNSLYVSGCPFACEGCFNAAAQNFHYGKPFTQEIEDQLIADTAHDYVQGITLLGGEPFLNTQVCLKVIDRMHAEFGDTKDIWSWSGYTFEELLLDSEDKLEMLSKIDILVDGRFDLSKKNLMLQFRGSSNQRIIDVKKSLAQGRVVIWEKLHDSEKAFEQIKKSELI from the coding sequence ATGCGTAATCCCAAACCAAAAGAATGGCTCGCAAGTGAGTTGAGCCAACTGTATATTGCTGACTACAAGGCCTACAACTTCGTCGATGGTGAAGGCGTTCGAAATAGTTTATACGTCAGCGGCTGTCCCTTCGCCTGTGAAGGCTGCTTCAATGCGGCGGCGCAAAACTTTCATTATGGCAAACCCTTTACTCAAGAAATCGAAGACCAATTGATCGCCGACACCGCCCACGATTATGTCCAAGGCATCACCCTGCTAGGCGGCGAGCCCTTCCTAAACACGCAAGTCTGCCTAAAAGTGATCGATCGGATGCACGCTGAATTTGGCGACACCAAAGATATCTGGTCTTGGAGCGGGTATACGTTTGAAGAATTGCTGCTGGACAGTGAAGACAAATTAGAGATGCTGAGCAAGATCGATATTTTGGTCGATGGCCGTTTCGATCTTTCAAAGAAAAATTTGATGCTGCAATTTCGCGGCAGCTCTAACCAGCGGATCATTGACGTGAAAAAATCATTGGCTCAAGGCCGCGTCGTGATCTGGGAAAAGCTTCATGATTCAGAAAAAGCATTTGAACAAATTAAAAAGAGCGAACTAATCTGA
- the nrdD gene encoding anaerobic ribonucleoside-triphosphate reductase, whose product MMEIHSKDSLLNEYQPSLKNIKVVKRDGRHTSFDDQKIYDALIKAETKIKGSVDPLAHERIQSIVERVDAEISERFNSDIKIYEIQNIVEHTLLEHNEYALAEEYINYRTRRDFQRSKATDINFTIGKLINKDQTVVNENANKDSDVFNTQRDLTAGIVGKSIGLKMLPPHVANAHQKGDIHYHDLDYHPYTPMTNCCLIDFKGMLNNGFKIGNAEVESPKSIQTATAQISQIIANVASSQYGGCSADRTDELLAPFARLNYAKHLKDAEEWIDDPEKQKAFAKQKTQKDIYDAMQSLEYEINTLFTSNGQTPFTSLGFGLGTDWFEREIQKAILQIRIEGLGSEKRTAIFPKLIFTLRRGTNLEPTDPNYDIKELALECATKRMYPDILNYDKLIELTGSFKVPMGCRSFLQGWKNDQGEEINAGRMNLGVVTLNLPRIALESGGSKEKFWSLLEERLQIAKDALVFRIDRCKEATPANAPILYQYGAFGKRLKRTDAVNELFKNKRATISLGYIGLYEVASVFYGGEWEGDPEAKAFTLNIMKDLKEHADAWGNEYGYHFSVYSTPSESLTDRFCRLDTERFGIVENITDKDYYTNSFHYDVRKNPTPFEKLDFEKEYPKYCSGGFIHYCEYPVLQQNPKSLEAVWDYGYDRIAYLGTNTPIDHCYECGFEGDFKPTKRGFECPQCGNHDPKSCDVVKRTCGYLGNPQARPMVHGRHEEIASRVKHMK is encoded by the coding sequence ATGATGGAAATCCACTCAAAAGATTCATTGCTCAACGAATATCAACCATCGCTGAAAAATATTAAGGTCGTAAAACGTGATGGTCGTCACACGTCTTTTGATGACCAAAAAATTTACGATGCCTTGATCAAAGCGGAAACGAAAATCAAAGGATCCGTCGACCCCTTAGCACACGAACGTATTCAGTCAATCGTTGAACGGGTAGATGCAGAAATTTCAGAACGGTTTAACAGCGACATTAAAATCTATGAGATCCAAAATATCGTGGAGCATACATTATTAGAGCACAACGAATATGCATTAGCAGAAGAATATATCAATTACCGGACACGCCGCGACTTCCAGCGCAGCAAAGCGACGGACATCAACTTTACGATCGGAAAATTGATCAACAAGGATCAAACCGTCGTGAATGAAAATGCGAATAAGGATAGTGATGTCTTTAACACACAACGTGATTTGACTGCTGGGATCGTCGGCAAATCCATCGGTTTGAAGATGCTGCCGCCTCACGTAGCCAATGCCCATCAAAAGGGTGACATTCATTACCATGACTTGGACTACCATCCTTATACACCGATGACCAACTGCTGTTTGATCGACTTCAAAGGCATGTTGAACAACGGCTTCAAGATCGGGAATGCGGAAGTTGAAAGTCCAAAATCGATCCAAACAGCGACTGCCCAAATCTCGCAGATCATCGCCAATGTGGCATCGAGCCAATACGGCGGCTGCTCCGCAGACCGTACAGACGAGCTGTTAGCTCCTTTTGCGCGCCTAAATTACGCAAAACACTTGAAAGACGCGGAAGAATGGATCGATGATCCTGAAAAACAAAAAGCCTTTGCGAAACAAAAAACGCAAAAAGACATTTACGATGCGATGCAAAGTTTGGAATATGAAATCAATACGTTGTTTACATCAAACGGACAAACCCCCTTCACTTCTTTAGGCTTCGGTCTTGGAACGGATTGGTTTGAACGTGAGATCCAAAAAGCGATCTTGCAAATCCGGATCGAAGGTCTAGGCAGTGAAAAACGGACAGCGATCTTCCCTAAATTGATCTTTACTCTGCGCCGCGGGACAAATCTTGAACCAACAGATCCAAACTACGACATCAAAGAATTGGCATTGGAATGTGCTACGAAACGTATGTATCCAGATATCTTGAACTACGACAAGCTGATCGAATTGACTGGCAGCTTCAAAGTACCAATGGGCTGCCGTTCCTTCCTACAAGGCTGGAAAAATGACCAAGGGGAAGAAATCAATGCGGGACGGATGAATCTTGGCGTTGTGACATTGAACTTGCCGCGAATCGCGCTAGAATCTGGCGGCAGCAAAGAAAAATTCTGGTCATTACTAGAAGAACGCCTGCAAATCGCGAAAGACGCGTTAGTCTTCCGAATTGATCGTTGTAAAGAAGCAACGCCGGCAAACGCACCGATCCTTTATCAATACGGCGCTTTCGGTAAACGCTTGAAACGTACCGATGCTGTAAATGAATTGTTCAAAAATAAACGCGCAACCATTTCGCTAGGCTATATCGGTCTTTACGAAGTAGCCAGCGTCTTTTACGGCGGCGAATGGGAAGGCGACCCAGAAGCAAAAGCCTTCACTTTGAATATCATGAAAGATTTGAAGGAACACGCAGATGCTTGGGGCAACGAATACGGCTACCACTTCAGCGTGTACTCAACGCCAAGTGAAAGCTTGACTGACCGCTTCTGCCGTTTAGATACCGAACGCTTCGGAATTGTTGAAAATATCACGGACAAAGACTACTACACAAACAGTTTCCATTACGATGTTCGGAAAAATCCGACACCCTTCGAGAAGCTGGACTTTGAAAAAGAGTATCCTAAATACTGTTCTGGTGGTTTCATCCATTACTGTGAATACCCGGTTCTCCAGCAAAATCCTAAATCACTGGAAGCTGTTTGGGATTATGGGTACGACCGCATCGCCTACTTAGGAACGAACACACCGATCGATCACTGCTACGAATGCGGCTTCGAAGGCGACTTCAAACCAACCAAACGTGGTTTTGAATGTCCGCAATGCGGCAATCACGATCCAAAATCCTGTGATGTGGTAAAACGGACCTGCGGTTACCTGGGGAATCCTCAAGCACGTCCAATGGTTCATGGCCGTCACGAAGAGATCGCTTCTCGCGTGAAACATATGAAATAA
- a CDS encoding ABC transporter ATP-binding protein: MGKMIDVQHLSKSFGTRSNKVTVLNDLNFSVGKGEFVGIMGPSGAGKTTLMNILSTISLPTMGSVRIAGADITQMRESRLTDFRRENLGFIFQDFNLIDSLTVKDNIILPLTVSKLSYEEIEERVIRLTRILKISDILTRYPEEISIGQQQRTAAARALISRPLVLFADEPTGSLDSKSATEFLNYLDEVNIHEDTTILMVTHDPYTASYCNRVLFIKDGRFFSEIVRRSSRKDFFEKVIDMQATIGGGGKANAD; encoded by the coding sequence ATGGGTAAAATGATCGATGTGCAGCATTTAAGCAAAAGCTTTGGCACACGCAGCAATAAAGTAACGGTGTTGAATGATTTGAATTTTTCTGTTGGAAAAGGTGAATTTGTAGGGATCATGGGGCCCAGCGGCGCAGGCAAGACGACGCTGATGAACATTCTTTCCACGATCTCTTTGCCGACGATGGGTTCTGTCAGAATCGCTGGCGCAGATATCACGCAGATGCGGGAAAGCCGATTAACGGACTTTCGTCGAGAGAATTTGGGGTTTATTTTCCAGGATTTTAATTTGATCGATAGTCTGACCGTGAAGGACAATATTATTTTGCCGTTGACGGTCAGTAAGCTTTCTTATGAAGAAATCGAGGAACGGGTGATACGGCTGACGAGAATCCTGAAGATCTCAGACATTCTGACACGGTACCCGGAAGAAATCTCGATTGGTCAACAGCAGCGGACGGCGGCAGCTCGGGCGTTGATCAGCCGGCCGTTGGTCTTGTTTGCGGATGAGCCGACGGGATCGCTGGACTCAAAGTCTGCTACAGAATTTTTGAATTATTTGGACGAGGTCAATATCCATGAAGATACGACGATCTTGATGGTGACACATGATCCCTACACAGCCAGCTATTGCAACCGCGTCTTGTTTATCAAAGATGGCCGTTTCTTTTCGGAGATCGTTCGCCGGTCTTCCCGTAAAGACTTTTTTGAGAAAGTGATCGATATGCAGGCTACGATCGGCGGAGGTGGGAAGGCCAATGCTGATTAG
- the dinB gene encoding DNA polymerase IV — protein MAELVFPLKNDTSRKIIHMDMDAFFASVEERDDPELAKHPLVIARHPSDTGGKGVVTTANYKARIYGIHSAMSAQKAFELCPQAIFKPGDHEKYRAVSHQVREIFHRYTDIIEPVSIDEAYLDVTENKMDIRSAIKIARLLQQDILQELQLTCSAGVSYNKFLAKLASDYQKPKGMTVISPEESVVFLKRLPIEKFHGVGKKTVPKMNELGIFTGGDLYEKSEMFLIQEFGKMGYSLYRKVRGIHDSPVHITRERKSVGKEHTYGRPLSTEDEVLSQLRQLAEKVEESLRRVQRHGKTVVLKIRYTDYTTVTRRVTLPYYIDKKEELFSQASLIWEEIGGIEKGIRLVGITLTNLDPIAFENIVLPLWEERSD, from the coding sequence ATGGCAGAATTGGTTTTTCCATTGAAAAATGATACATCGAGAAAAATCATTCACATGGATATGGATGCTTTTTTTGCCTCGGTAGAAGAGCGGGATGATCCTGAGCTGGCGAAGCATCCGCTGGTGATTGCTCGCCACCCTTCGGACACAGGCGGCAAAGGGGTCGTGACGACGGCGAACTACAAAGCGCGAATCTACGGTATCCACTCAGCCATGAGTGCGCAGAAGGCCTTCGAATTATGCCCACAGGCTATTTTTAAGCCAGGCGATCATGAAAAGTATCGGGCTGTCTCGCATCAGGTACGGGAAATTTTCCACCGTTACACGGATATTATTGAGCCTGTCTCGATCGATGAGGCATATCTGGATGTCACAGAAAATAAAATGGACATCCGCTCGGCCATCAAAATCGCGCGTTTGCTCCAGCAGGATATCTTGCAGGAGCTGCAACTGACTTGTTCGGCAGGAGTCAGCTACAATAAATTTTTAGCGAAGCTGGCTTCTGATTATCAGAAACCAAAGGGCATGACCGTTATTTCACCTGAAGAGTCTGTGGTTTTTCTGAAGCGATTGCCGATCGAAAAATTTCACGGGGTCGGGAAAAAGACTGTTCCTAAAATGAATGAGTTGGGAATCTTTACAGGTGGAGACCTCTACGAAAAGAGTGAGATGTTTCTGATCCAAGAATTTGGGAAGATGGGCTATTCCTTGTATCGGAAGGTGCGTGGAATCCATGATTCGCCAGTTCACATTACCCGTGAGCGAAAATCCGTGGGAAAAGAGCATACCTATGGTCGTCCGCTATCCACGGAGGATGAAGTCTTAAGTCAACTGCGTCAGTTGGCGGAGAAGGTGGAAGAATCCCTGCGGCGCGTACAGCGCCACGGAAAAACAGTGGTACTGAAGATTCGCTATACAGATTATACGACCGTGACACGGCGCGTGACGCTGCCTTATTACATAGATAAAAAAGAAGAATTGTTTTCTCAAGCGAGTTTGATTTGGGAGGAGATCGGCGGAATAGAAAAAGGAATCCGATTAGTCGGTATTACCTTGACCAATCTAGATCCCATTGCTTTTGAAAATATTGTTTTGCCATTGTGGGAAGAGCGATCAGATTAG